TAATCAAAGTGCCTTGGCGTAAATTACCGTCCAAAACTCCCTTCCTATTTAGGAAAGTCAGAATTATTAAACACCAAGGCCAAACAATATAATACTTACAACTGTAATAACTACCGTAACAACATCGCTTACTTTAATAGTGGGCTTGCATTAAGTAGAATATACGATTCTAACGGTTCATATCAAATTCTAAACCATGTTAAGCGATATTATTTTAATAAGTTTTATATGTCTGGCATACGGATACTGGTTTAATTCCCAGAAAGCCAAAGAAATTGCGCTTAAAATAGCTAGCGCCCATTGCCTGTCAATGGAGGTTCAAATGCTGGATGGTTATGTAGCATTAAATGGTATTGGGCTAAAAAGAAACAAGGCAGGAAAAATAAGCTTGCGGCGATCATTTCTGTTTGAGTTTTCATCGACCGGTAATGAGCGCTATAACGGGAATGTATTAATGCTGGGTCGTAAAGTCGAGTCCATATATATGGATCCGTATCGAATTGAATAAACCAGCCCATTGTATTGATCGATATTATTGCTATTGCACCCTGTTGAAATTTAAGGTGCACTTGTAAAAATTTTATTTCTTTAAAATACTCTTAAACTAAATCTTACATGCGGTGTTTTTACACCATATAGTATAAAATAATTAAGGTCATTAAATATTAACTAATCCCCTGATAAAACTATGCCTCATAGACGATTCAAAAAAAGCCAACCCGTATTTTCAATTACGACACTTCCCGATTTAGGTAATGATAAAAATGAAATAATCAGCGATTTTAAGCGCTATTATGGCCACAGACTCGGCAGAGATGAAGACTGTAGATCAATTCATTATGTCTATGAAGCTTTATCCATGGTAATAAGCGATCGACTCACAGAGCGCTGGAAAAAAACTTATAACAGCTATAAAAAAGAGGATTGTAAGAAAGCCTATTATTTATCAATGGAATTTTTAATGGGCCGAACGCTCAGTAATGCCATGTTAAATCTGGGTATAACAGATAATGTATCACAAGCCATGTATGATTTGGGTCTTGATATTGAAGAGTTAATTGATGCAGAACCCGATGCCGGTTTAGGCAACGGTGGTTTGGGCCGTTTAGCGGCTTGTTTTATTGATAGCTGTGCAACCTTACAATTACCGGTAACCGGTTATGGCTTACGTTATGAATATGGCATGTTCTCCCAAACTATTGTTA
Above is a window of Methylobacter sp. S3L5C DNA encoding:
- a CDS encoding DUF3301 domain-containing protein — translated: MLSDIILISFICLAYGYWFNSQKAKEIALKIASAHCLSMEVQMLDGYVALNGIGLKRNKAGKISLRRSFLFEFSSTGNERYNGNVLMLGRKVESIYMDPYRIE